In the genome of Kitasatospora cathayae, one region contains:
- a CDS encoding cytochrome P450: MTTSALPAFPMPRVHPLDPPPAYRELGAEQPVFKVAVPRGEEVWVVTRHEDVRAVLTDHRLSSDPNTPGYPSYISGDTPLPPGFFLNQDEPDHGRLRRLITREFLINAMEAKRPQMQAILDGLLDRLEEQGNSADLVTQLAFPMAATVMCELLDVPYEDAPLFVGLTDTILDRRSTPEQVGQAAGELMAYFDRLVTDREQNPTDDMLGRLAAHQEAGRIDHAEFVGLAALLLLSGYDTMAQIIGLGTATLLEHPDQLEELKADPSLIPQAIEELLRYLSINHAGLPRAAVEDLEVGGQTIKAGEGLLVMLNAANRDASVFPEPDRFDIHRENSQSHVAFGHGFHKCVGFTMARVELSTVFAGLFSRLPNLKMAKPLTDLPFRHDMVLYGVRELPVTW; the protein is encoded by the coding sequence ATGACCACCTCCGCCCTTCCGGCCTTCCCGATGCCCCGCGTCCACCCCCTCGACCCGCCGCCCGCCTACCGTGAACTCGGTGCCGAGCAGCCGGTGTTCAAGGTCGCCGTACCGCGCGGCGAGGAGGTCTGGGTGGTGACCCGGCACGAGGACGTCCGGGCCGTGCTGACCGACCACCGGCTCAGCTCCGACCCCAACACCCCGGGCTACCCCTCCTACATCTCCGGCGACACCCCGCTGCCCCCCGGCTTCTTCCTCAACCAGGACGAGCCCGACCACGGCCGGCTGCGCCGCCTGATCACCCGCGAGTTCCTGATCAACGCGATGGAGGCCAAGCGCCCCCAGATGCAGGCCATCCTGGACGGCCTGCTGGACCGCCTGGAGGAGCAGGGCAACAGCGCGGACCTGGTCACCCAGCTGGCCTTCCCGATGGCCGCCACCGTGATGTGCGAACTGCTCGACGTGCCCTATGAGGACGCCCCGCTGTTCGTCGGCCTCACCGACACCATCCTCGACCGCCGCAGCACCCCCGAGCAGGTCGGCCAGGCGGCCGGCGAGCTGATGGCCTACTTCGACCGGCTGGTGACCGACCGGGAGCAGAACCCCACCGACGACATGCTCGGCCGGCTGGCCGCCCACCAGGAGGCCGGCCGGATCGACCACGCCGAGTTCGTCGGCCTGGCCGCGCTGCTGCTGCTGTCCGGCTACGACACCATGGCGCAGATCATCGGCCTGGGCACCGCGACCCTGCTGGAGCACCCCGACCAGCTGGAGGAGCTCAAGGCGGACCCCTCGCTGATCCCGCAGGCCATCGAGGAACTGCTGCGCTACCTGTCCATCAACCACGCCGGCCTGCCCCGCGCCGCCGTCGAGGACCTGGAGGTCGGCGGGCAGACCATCAAGGCCGGCGAGGGCCTGCTGGTCATGCTCAACGCCGCCAACCGGGACGCCAGCGTGTTCCCCGAGCCCGACCGGTTCGACATCCACCGGGAGAACTCGCAGAGCCACGTCGCCTTCGGCCACGGCTTCCACAAGTGCGTGGGCTTCACCATGGCCCGGGTCGAGTTGAGCACCGTCTTCGCCGGCCTGTTCAGCCGGCTGCCCAACCTGAAGATGGCCAAGCCGCTGACCGACCTGCCGTTCCGCCACGACATGGTGCTCTACGGAGTCCGCGAACTGCCCGTCACCTGGTGA
- a CDS encoding MFS transporter gives MSAENPSAAAATGGSARGWTLALACVAMFMLMLDVTVVNVALQHLRETLDAGFSDLQWVIDSYTLTLAAFLLTGGSLADRLGRKRVFSTGLVLFTLSSLAAGLAQDVLTLNLARGVQGIGAAVLFSVGPALIGNEFRGADRGKAFGVFGGIAGLALALGPLIGGLLTDSLGWRWIFLVNVPIGVIALLIGLAKLNESREQVPYGIDWLGMITFGLGLALLVLGFLRAESSGWTSAPILGAFAGGVLLLVLFVVVELRRGEAAMFDLSLLRIRTFSGVCLATLLSNATSLAAVFLQISYVQNVLGYSPWETGLRFMPMMITLFIVAAITGGALASVQPGVLIGASIAFIAVGMGLITLVEPGSDWTAMLPSMIVTGIGMGLFNPPRAAITIGVVRPEKAGMASGMGETFQQVGVAVGVAAFGALFHHKVVAAFAASTAGSALGAQAEPVGRTVAVSGTGALAQAVPADSLAGVTDAARSAFVGALGDVMVWCAVIAAVGAVIGFVFIHRRDLHESARSDAGAPTAPVAA, from the coding sequence ATGTCAGCCGAGAACCCGTCGGCCGCCGCGGCGACGGGAGGTTCCGCCCGGGGATGGACCCTGGCACTGGCGTGCGTGGCGATGTTCATGCTGATGCTGGACGTGACCGTGGTCAACGTCGCGCTCCAGCACCTGCGGGAGACCCTCGACGCCGGGTTCTCCGACCTCCAGTGGGTGATCGACTCGTACACGCTCACCCTGGCCGCGTTCCTGCTGACCGGCGGCTCGCTGGCCGACCGCCTCGGCCGCAAGCGGGTGTTCAGCACCGGCCTGGTGCTGTTCACCCTCTCCTCGCTGGCCGCGGGCCTCGCGCAGGACGTGCTCACGCTGAACCTCGCGCGCGGCGTGCAGGGCATCGGCGCCGCCGTGCTGTTCTCGGTCGGGCCCGCCCTGATCGGCAACGAGTTCCGGGGCGCCGACCGCGGCAAGGCGTTCGGCGTGTTCGGCGGCATCGCCGGCCTGGCCCTCGCCCTCGGTCCGCTGATCGGCGGCCTGCTGACCGACAGCCTCGGCTGGCGGTGGATCTTCCTGGTCAACGTCCCGATCGGCGTGATCGCCCTGCTGATCGGCCTGGCCAAGCTCAACGAGTCGCGCGAGCAGGTCCCGTACGGCATCGACTGGCTCGGCATGATCACCTTCGGCCTCGGCCTGGCCCTGCTGGTGCTCGGCTTCCTGCGCGCCGAGTCCAGCGGCTGGACCAGCGCCCCGATCCTCGGCGCGTTCGCCGGCGGCGTGCTGCTGCTGGTGCTGTTCGTCGTGGTCGAGCTGCGGCGCGGCGAGGCCGCCATGTTCGACCTGTCGCTGCTGCGCATCCGCACCTTCAGCGGCGTGTGCCTGGCCACCCTGCTGTCCAACGCCACCAGCCTGGCCGCGGTGTTCCTGCAGATCTCCTACGTGCAGAACGTGCTGGGCTACTCGCCGTGGGAGACCGGCCTGCGCTTCATGCCGATGATGATCACCCTGTTCATCGTCGCCGCGATCACCGGTGGTGCGCTCGCCTCGGTGCAGCCCGGCGTGCTGATCGGCGCCTCGATCGCCTTCATCGCGGTCGGCATGGGTCTGATCACCCTGGTCGAGCCGGGCAGCGACTGGACGGCGATGCTGCCCAGCATGATCGTCACCGGCATCGGCATGGGCCTGTTCAACCCGCCGCGGGCCGCCATCACCATCGGCGTCGTCCGGCCCGAGAAGGCCGGCATGGCCTCCGGCATGGGCGAAACCTTCCAGCAGGTCGGTGTCGCGGTCGGGGTGGCCGCGTTCGGCGCGCTCTTCCACCACAAGGTGGTCGCGGCCTTCGCCGCCTCCACCGCCGGCTCCGCGCTCGGCGCGCAGGCCGAGCCGGTCGGCCGCACCGTCGCGGTGTCCGGCACCGGCGCCCTGGCCCAGGCCGTCCCGGCCGACTCCCTGGCCGGAGTCACCGACGCCGCCCGCAGCGCCTTCGTGGGTGCCCTCGGTGACGTGATGGTGTGGTGCGCCGTGATCGCGGCCGTCGGCGCCGTGATCGGATTCGTCTTCATCCACCGGCGCGACCTGCACGAGAGCGCCCGCAGCGACGCCGGCGCCCCCACGGCGCCCGTCGCGGCCTGA
- a CDS encoding SDR family NAD(P)-dependent oxidoreductase gives MPIDPAPRTVLVAADPGAVASLTDAFADVRVLASEPAGPAVAAVLAQAGPAGRPSAAVVTADRAGRLPAARQAAAEAVRALPSGGALLLVGPPGGERQELEEAVRELLAAAAPGVRIHALRPAEGWDTAAARVAAFLTGPDAVALDGRTLELGAPQPRPDTAADAVADDLAVADDVDGDAVVVVGMGLAVPGASTPEEFWRLLTEGEPVFGEPGDRIDLDTVWSPDAAAEDKTYARVSGFMTGFTPHPALRAEIDSGAFTADEYTALWLRHSLLGATEKVTVRPSDRQLFAVGLTPDGSQHLEHTLVATGARRLLGDAGLPVPDGLERRYPLAAGTPDAVLPYRIARAAVPDLPADAEIVVVDTACSSSLYTIDIGVRALRAGEADVALCGGAFALTAQNLVLFSKLRGLSRSGQVRSLDRGADGVLFSDGAAVLALKTHRRAVADGDPILGYVAGFGGSSDGRGKAIYAPNPAGQQIALHRAWESAATDPQDVDWVVAHATGTPAGDRTELGALTAAAPGRTWTMTSNKSLVGHAGWAAGAVSAVHALLALGHRTIPGQRQFTGLPDGTTGVEVPTADLAWPERDGGRRTVGISAMGFGGTNGHLLLTDRPPVTPERPAADADDPVVVVAAGTHLPGDPSPEQLDRWLAGAAADWPATFGDAYPVPSPLEARLAPSAIAAMDRSQLMALRCADRIAGDWVGDRRLADRAGVFVGHSGPTRNAHGYALRYHLDDLERHVTAPAGLPASALADTVRGLTPPINEDAYPGLMPNVIAARVVQRLDLHGPNMTVDAGRDSALSALATAVRYLRDGEIDLAVVMGVSTAVDGLPARDPRPVADAAVGFVLTRRSTAEQRGLPVLGELALGRPQAPAAPAEPRDYRGAEGTVALLKALRRGEPSRLRPVEDAHTPTVRVTPAHAAADPAGPQLLTGHLARHALTLHPVPARRVREPLAAVPEGTLLLTDDPAALAGLPLPTDCLIAVPRGATPSDGVPAVRLERPEDLAALLDGHGRALTHVRVLAGVQDGSRDAASERLLELHDLAFLAAQHRAPDLRSFAVLVLDGADGLVPAPHGGLFTGLVRSLSQELTDCLMFAVVTDRTEAGAALALLAEESAAERFIPAAYHLAGERLELLPVPVPAAGQAPALPDAPVVVATGGARGLTAHLVRELVDGRTPQAVWLLGSGAAPDPADAAAPAPRVEALRELAARHPGENPAALGRRYERAVQRHERARVIADLEALCGPGRVHYRQCDVLDEGAVRKTVEEVLAVEGRVDVLVHGAGLGRSAGVTRKKVADFRAVRDVKVRGHAHLRAAFGERRPALWCAVSSVSAFIGLRGEPDYGAANEYLMLAAAHARAIDGRDEVAFTSGLWIESGMASADTPAGALLARQNEIGQLTDEQGRAFFRTELAGRGSHGLATSWIGDADWATLERRAPGFRAAARAVPAPGPLVAVPRAFLTAAPARTGRTAVWTCRVDLDAHPYLRDHLVDGRPTVPGTFILELAAEAAAALAPGLLPARIGDVVLSRFIRAAEHRWPRTLEVTAERDGDRVAVRVLTPADGPVPAREHSRMTVTLARTLTEGPLCPPVAEVGRSAPNTYELAGTTVELSGVFSSLRNPRLLSDGGAADLRLELPTQSVFDRFLIPSTALDCLLRTSVLDGRTSGPVPVIVPTALADVRLYTGANDPALAAAHPKGLLLRHWFAADGTEHCALVGPDGRALIAVTGIEGAVRGVHDPATGTWR, from the coding sequence ATGCCGATCGACCCCGCCCCGCGCACCGTCCTGGTCGCCGCCGACCCCGGCGCAGTGGCGTCCCTGACCGACGCGTTCGCCGACGTCCGCGTGCTCGCCAGCGAGCCGGCCGGCCCGGCCGTCGCCGCAGTGCTCGCGCAGGCCGGCCCGGCCGGTCGGCCCTCCGCCGCGGTCGTGACGGCCGACCGGGCCGGGCGGCTGCCCGCCGCCCGGCAGGCTGCCGCCGAGGCCGTCCGCGCCCTGCCGTCGGGCGGAGCCCTGCTGCTGGTCGGGCCGCCGGGCGGGGAACGGCAGGAGCTGGAGGAGGCCGTCCGCGAACTGCTCGCGGCGGCCGCCCCCGGCGTGCGGATCCACGCCCTGCGTCCCGCCGAGGGCTGGGACACGGCCGCCGCCCGGGTCGCCGCGTTCCTGACCGGCCCGGACGCCGTGGCGCTCGACGGCCGCACCCTCGAACTGGGCGCGCCCCAGCCCCGGCCCGACACCGCCGCGGACGCGGTGGCCGACGACCTCGCGGTGGCCGACGACGTCGACGGCGACGCGGTGGTCGTGGTGGGCATGGGCCTGGCCGTGCCCGGCGCCAGCACCCCCGAGGAGTTCTGGCGGCTGCTCACCGAGGGCGAGCCCGTCTTCGGCGAACCCGGCGACCGGATCGACCTCGACACGGTCTGGTCGCCGGACGCCGCCGCCGAGGACAAGACGTACGCCCGGGTGTCCGGCTTCATGACCGGGTTCACCCCGCACCCCGCGCTGCGCGCGGAGATCGACTCCGGGGCGTTCACCGCCGACGAGTACACCGCCCTGTGGCTGCGGCACTCGCTGCTCGGCGCCACCGAGAAGGTCACGGTCCGTCCGTCCGACCGGCAGCTGTTCGCCGTGGGCCTCACCCCCGACGGCAGCCAGCACCTGGAGCACACCCTGGTCGCCACCGGTGCCCGCCGGCTGCTCGGCGACGCCGGCCTGCCCGTCCCGGACGGCCTGGAGCGCCGCTACCCACTGGCGGCCGGCACCCCCGACGCGGTCCTGCCGTACCGGATCGCCCGGGCCGCCGTCCCGGACCTGCCGGCGGACGCGGAGATCGTGGTGGTCGACACCGCCTGCTCCTCCTCGCTGTACACCATCGACATCGGGGTGCGCGCGCTGCGCGCCGGAGAGGCCGATGTCGCCCTGTGCGGCGGCGCTTTCGCGCTGACCGCGCAGAACCTGGTGCTCTTCTCCAAGCTCCGGGGCCTGTCCCGCTCCGGGCAGGTGCGCTCGCTCGACCGCGGCGCCGACGGGGTGCTGTTCAGCGACGGCGCGGCGGTCCTCGCCCTGAAGACCCACCGTCGCGCGGTCGCCGACGGCGACCCGATCCTCGGCTACGTGGCCGGCTTCGGCGGCTCCTCCGACGGCCGAGGCAAGGCGATCTACGCCCCCAACCCGGCCGGGCAGCAGATCGCACTGCACCGCGCCTGGGAGTCCGCGGCCACCGACCCGCAGGACGTCGACTGGGTGGTCGCCCACGCCACCGGCACCCCGGCCGGCGACCGCACCGAACTGGGCGCCCTCACCGCCGCCGCGCCCGGCCGCACCTGGACCATGACCTCGAACAAATCCCTGGTCGGACACGCCGGTTGGGCCGCCGGCGCGGTCTCCGCGGTGCACGCGCTGCTCGCCCTCGGTCACCGGACCATCCCCGGCCAGCGCCAGTTCACCGGCCTGCCCGACGGCACCACCGGGGTCGAGGTGCCCACCGCCGACCTGGCCTGGCCCGAGCGGGACGGCGGCCGCCGCACCGTCGGCATCTCCGCCATGGGCTTCGGCGGCACCAACGGCCACCTGCTGCTCACCGACCGCCCCCCGGTCACCCCCGAGCGGCCCGCGGCGGACGCCGACGACCCGGTCGTGGTGGTCGCGGCCGGCACCCACCTGCCCGGCGACCCCTCGCCCGAGCAACTGGACCGCTGGCTGGCCGGCGCCGCCGCCGACTGGCCCGCCACCTTCGGCGACGCCTACCCCGTGCCCAGCCCGCTCGAGGCCAGGCTCGCACCGTCCGCCATCGCCGCCATGGACCGCAGCCAGCTGATGGCCCTGCGGTGCGCCGACCGGATCGCCGGCGACTGGGTGGGCGACCGGCGGCTCGCCGATCGCGCCGGGGTGTTCGTCGGCCACAGCGGCCCCACCCGCAACGCCCACGGCTACGCCCTGCGCTACCACCTCGACGACCTCGAGCGGCACGTCACCGCCCCCGCCGGGCTGCCCGCCTCGGCGCTCGCCGACACCGTTCGCGGCCTCACCCCGCCGATCAACGAGGACGCCTATCCCGGCCTGATGCCCAACGTCATCGCCGCCCGCGTCGTCCAGCGCCTCGACCTGCACGGCCCCAACATGACCGTCGACGCCGGCCGGGACTCCGCGCTGTCCGCGCTCGCCACGGCCGTCCGCTACCTGCGCGACGGCGAGATCGACCTCGCCGTGGTGATGGGCGTCAGCACCGCCGTCGACGGCCTGCCCGCCCGGGACCCGCGCCCGGTCGCCGACGCCGCCGTCGGCTTCGTCCTCACCCGGCGCAGCACCGCCGAGCAGCGCGGACTGCCCGTGCTCGGCGAGCTCGCCCTCGGCCGCCCGCAGGCCCCCGCGGCCCCCGCCGAGCCCCGCGACTACCGGGGCGCCGAGGGCACCGTCGCCCTGCTCAAGGCGCTTCGCCGGGGCGAGCCGAGCCGGCTGCGGCCCGTCGAGGACGCCCACACCCCGACCGTGCGGGTCACCCCGGCGCACGCAGCCGCCGACCCCGCCGGGCCGCAGCTGCTGACCGGTCACCTCGCCCGGCACGCCCTGACCCTGCACCCGGTGCCCGCCCGGCGGGTGCGCGAGCCGCTGGCCGCCGTCCCCGAGGGCACCCTGCTGCTCACCGACGACCCGGCGGCGCTGGCCGGCCTCCCGCTGCCCACCGACTGCCTGATCGCCGTACCGCGCGGCGCCACGCCGTCGGACGGCGTGCCCGCCGTCCGACTGGAGCGGCCCGAGGACCTCGCCGCCCTGCTCGACGGGCACGGCCGGGCCCTCACCCACGTACGAGTCCTGGCCGGCGTCCAGGACGGGTCGCGCGACGCCGCGTCCGAGCGCCTGCTCGAGCTGCACGACCTGGCGTTCCTGGCCGCCCAGCACCGCGCCCCGGACCTGCGCTCCTTCGCGGTGCTGGTGCTGGACGGTGCCGACGGTCTGGTCCCCGCCCCGCACGGCGGCCTGTTCACCGGCCTGGTCCGCAGCCTCTCCCAGGAACTGACGGACTGCCTGATGTTCGCCGTGGTCACCGACCGCACCGAGGCGGGCGCGGCGCTGGCGCTGCTCGCCGAGGAGTCCGCCGCCGAGCGGTTCATCCCCGCCGCCTACCACCTGGCCGGCGAACGACTGGAACTGCTGCCCGTCCCCGTCCCGGCCGCCGGACAGGCGCCGGCCCTGCCCGACGCCCCCGTCGTGGTCGCCACCGGCGGCGCCCGCGGGCTCACCGCCCACCTGGTGCGCGAACTCGTCGACGGCCGCACCCCGCAGGCGGTCTGGCTGCTCGGCTCCGGTGCCGCCCCCGACCCGGCCGACGCCGCCGCGCCCGCGCCCCGGGTCGAGGCGCTGCGGGAACTGGCCGCCCGCCACCCGGGCGAGAACCCGGCCGCCCTCGGCCGCCGCTACGAGCGCGCCGTCCAGCGCCACGAACGGGCCCGGGTGATCGCCGACCTCGAGGCGCTGTGCGGCCCCGGTCGGGTCCACTACCGCCAGTGCGACGTGCTCGACGAGGGCGCCGTGCGCAAGACCGTCGAGGAGGTCCTCGCCGTCGAGGGCCGGGTCGACGTCCTGGTGCACGGCGCGGGCCTGGGCCGCTCCGCCGGGGTGACCCGCAAGAAGGTCGCCGACTTCCGCGCCGTCCGGGACGTCAAGGTCCGCGGCCACGCCCACCTGCGCGCCGCGTTCGGCGAGCGCCGGCCCGCGCTGTGGTGCGCCGTCAGCTCGGTGTCCGCCTTCATCGGCCTGCGCGGCGAGCCCGACTACGGCGCCGCGAACGAGTACCTGATGCTGGCCGCCGCGCACGCCCGTGCGATCGACGGCCGGGACGAGGTCGCGTTCACGTCCGGGCTGTGGATCGAGTCCGGGATGGCCTCGGCCGACACGCCCGCCGGCGCGCTGCTCGCCCGGCAGAACGAGATCGGTCAGTTGACGGACGAACAGGGCCGGGCGTTCTTCCGCACCGAACTGGCCGGCCGGGGCAGCCACGGACTGGCCACCAGCTGGATCGGCGACGCCGACTGGGCCACCCTGGAGCGCCGTGCCCCCGGTTTCCGGGCCGCCGCCCGGGCCGTGCCCGCGCCCGGGCCGCTGGTCGCCGTGCCGCGGGCCTTCCTGACCGCCGCGCCCGCCCGGACCGGCCGCACCGCGGTCTGGACCTGCCGGGTCGACCTCGACGCCCACCCGTACCTGCGCGACCACCTGGTCGACGGCCGGCCCACCGTCCCCGGCACCTTCATCCTGGAGCTGGCCGCCGAGGCCGCCGCGGCACTCGCCCCCGGCCTGCTGCCGGCCCGGATCGGCGACGTGGTGCTCTCCCGGTTCATCCGCGCCGCCGAGCACCGCTGGCCGCGCACCCTGGAGGTCACCGCCGAACGCGACGGCGACCGGGTCGCGGTCCGGGTGCTCACCCCGGCCGACGGACCGGTGCCCGCCCGTGAGCACAGCCGGATGACGGTCACCCTGGCCCGCACCCTGACGGAGGGTCCGCTCTGCCCGCCCGTCGCCGAAGTCGGCCGGAGTGCTCCGAACACCTACGAACTCGCCGGGACGACGGTAGAGTTGAGTGGTGTCTTCAGCTCCCTGCGTAACCCCAGACTGCTCTCCGACGGCGGCGCCGCCGACCTGCGGCTGGAACTCCCCACGCAGAGCGTGTTCGACCGCTTCCTGATTCCCAGCACCGCCCTGGACTGCCTGCTGCGAACCAGCGTGCTCGACGGTCGCACCTCCGGCCCGGTACCCGTGATCGTGCCCACCGCGCTGGCCGACGTGCGCCTGTACACCGGTGCCAACGATCCCGCGCTGGCCGCCGCCCACCCGAAGGGCCTGCTGCTGCGGCACTGGTTCGCGGCCGACGGCACCGAGCACTGCGCCCTGGTCGGCCCGGACGGGCGGGCCCTGATCGCGGTGACCGGGATCGAGGGCGCGGTGCGCGGCGTCCACGACCCGGCGACCGGCACCTGGCGATGA
- a CDS encoding ACP S-malonyltransferase — MAVQTVYLLPGQGGYTPGMFADRDDDRLTEALRTADRVAAEFGRPGVSGLLTRTDAPSAAELVREDPFALQLAVFTAAVGGYRTAGPAGPADALVGHSMGEIAALTLAGAFDPVDGARLVCHRAEALLAHYPGHGGMLALELSADRAAHLVGAAADRALALAVVNAPRQSVVAGPDDSVALVARLAEALGVRTIRLNAPYPFHSPGLAAAAHDFRERIVGIRQLPLRHAVYSPVAGGWAGDRDDLKELLVRQLTAPVRFLDAVRALHAEGVERFVECGRAGLSGLVRRSVPDVTVASALSAVAEPVVAEPVVAEPVVAAPAVAEPVVAAPVGVEPAAAAGLGLEEVVAQLRELFAVTLGYPVEMVTADADLEADLGIDSLKRVEMLAKVAERFGLGESIEPGRFIARSTLAEVAELVLAAPAFGQSAAAPAVAATVVAEPAAVEPAVAAGLGLEEVVAQLRELFAVTLGYPVEMVTADADLEADLGIDSLKRVEMLAKVAERFGLGESIEPGRFIAQSTLADVAELVLAAPAFAS, encoded by the coding sequence ATGGCAGTACAGACCGTCTACCTGCTGCCCGGGCAGGGCGGTTACACCCCCGGCATGTTCGCCGACCGGGACGACGACCGGCTGACCGAGGCGCTGCGCACCGCCGACCGGGTCGCCGCCGAGTTCGGCCGCCCCGGCGTGAGCGGCCTGCTCACCCGCACCGACGCCCCGTCGGCCGCCGAGCTGGTCCGCGAGGACCCGTTCGCGCTGCAGCTGGCCGTGTTCACCGCCGCGGTCGGCGGGTACCGGACGGCCGGCCCGGCCGGCCCGGCCGACGCCCTGGTCGGCCACAGCATGGGGGAGATCGCCGCCCTCACCCTCGCCGGCGCGTTCGACCCGGTAGACGGCGCCCGGCTGGTGTGCCACCGGGCCGAGGCGCTGCTCGCCCACTACCCCGGCCACGGCGGCATGCTCGCCCTGGAACTGTCCGCGGACCGCGCCGCCCACCTGGTCGGTGCGGCCGCCGACCGCGCGCTGGCGCTCGCCGTGGTCAATGCTCCGCGGCAGTCCGTGGTCGCCGGACCCGACGACTCGGTGGCCCTGGTCGCCCGGCTCGCCGAGGCCCTGGGCGTGCGCACGATACGGCTGAACGCGCCCTACCCGTTCCACAGCCCGGGCCTGGCCGCCGCCGCGCACGACTTCCGCGAGCGGATCGTCGGCATCCGGCAACTCCCGCTGCGGCACGCGGTGTACTCGCCGGTCGCCGGCGGGTGGGCGGGCGACCGGGACGACCTCAAGGAGCTGCTGGTCCGTCAGCTGACCGCTCCGGTGCGGTTCCTGGACGCCGTGCGCGCGCTGCACGCCGAGGGCGTCGAACGGTTCGTGGAGTGCGGCCGGGCGGGCCTGTCCGGGCTGGTGCGGCGCAGTGTCCCGGACGTCACCGTCGCGAGCGCGCTGTCGGCCGTGGCGGAGCCCGTGGTCGCCGAGCCGGTGGTGGCCGAGCCCGTCGTGGCGGCGCCCGCGGTGGCCGAGCCCGTGGTGGCCGCGCCCGTCGGGGTGGAGCCTGCTGCGGCGGCGGGTTTGGGCCTGGAGGAGGTGGTGGCGCAGCTGCGTGAGCTGTTCGCGGTGACGCTGGGCTACCCCGTGGAGATGGTCACCGCGGACGCGGATCTGGAGGCGGACCTCGGGATCGACTCGCTGAAGCGGGTGGAGATGCTGGCCAAGGTGGCCGAGCGCTTCGGTCTGGGCGAGTCGATCGAGCCCGGCCGGTTCATCGCCCGGTCCACCCTGGCCGAGGTGGCCGAACTCGTGCTCGCCGCACCGGCGTTCGGGCAGTCCGCGGCTGCGCCCGCGGTGGCGGCGACCGTGGTGGCCGAGCCTGCCGCTGTGGAGCCTGCTGTGGCGGCGGGTTTGGGCCTGGAGGAGGTGGTGGCGCAGCTGCGTGAGCTGTTCGCGGTGACGCTGGGCTACCCCGTGGAGATGGTCACCGCGGACGCGGATCTGGAGGCGGACCTCGGGATCGACTCGCTGAAGCGGGTGGAGATGCTGGCCAAGGTGGCCGAGCGCTTCGGCCTGGGCGAGTCGATCGAGCCCGGCCGGTTCATCGCCCAGTCCACCCTGGCCGACGTGGCCGAACTCGTGCTCGCCGCGCCGGCGTTCGCGAGCTGA